From the Bacillus carboniphilus genome, one window contains:
- a CDS encoding type II CAAX endopeptidase family protein: MKKEYWLVIITFIVMQLSGIVGIPVLVAFFEAMGTEGILAKQNAIAYWTLFSFIMGLIIVLWVLRGEFKQVRSKHSMSKEEAAIWGIAGVFLALGAQFIGIQIEYWLGIEAGSENTQYLMAIIEAYPFVIIASSIAGPILEEIVFRKVIFGSIYKRTNFWIAGLSSSFLFALFHFDFAHIILYTFSGLTFAFLYVKTGRIWVPIITHVLFNTFVVVIQLTSKNQSLATHWIFGGSL, from the coding sequence TTGAAAAAAGAATATTGGTTAGTCATCATTACCTTTATTGTCATGCAACTCTCTGGTATTGTTGGTATTCCAGTTTTAGTTGCATTCTTTGAGGCAATGGGAACGGAAGGTATTTTAGCTAAACAAAATGCGATTGCTTATTGGACCCTATTTAGCTTTATTATGGGACTGATCATTGTCCTATGGGTATTACGAGGAGAATTTAAACAGGTTCGTTCAAAACATTCCATGTCGAAGGAAGAGGCAGCCATTTGGGGAATTGCTGGAGTGTTTTTAGCATTAGGCGCTCAATTTATCGGGATTCAAATTGAATACTGGCTTGGAATAGAAGCTGGATCAGAGAATACCCAATATTTAATGGCCATTATTGAAGCGTATCCCTTCGTTATCATAGCAAGTTCCATTGCTGGACCTATATTAGAGGAAATTGTGTTTCGAAAGGTCATCTTTGGAAGTATTTATAAACGCACAAACTTCTGGATTGCTGGTCTCTCCAGTTCATTCCTGTTTGCTTTGTTTCATTTTGACTTTGCCCACATTATCCTCTACACCTTTTCAGGTTTAACCTTTGCATTTTTATATGTGAAAACTGGGCGTATATGGGTACCCATCATTACACATGTACTATTTAATACCTTTGTAGTAGTTATTCAGCTCACATCGAAGAATCAATCGTTAGCTACTCATTGGATTTTTGGAGGATCATTATGA